Genomic DNA from Shouchella patagoniensis:
AGAGAGAATCTTTAAAAAGGTTGATTTTCCGGCACCATTCGCACCAATTAAACCATAGCAGTTACCAGGGTTAAATTGAATATTGACGTCTTCAAATAGTTTGCGACCACCGAATTGCAAACCAACGTTCGATACTGTAATCATAAAAAAAGCCTCCTACAATAAGCAATTAAGGAATGACATTGTTTGCTTTTGTTGTTTTTTATCCATATCTAGTTTACCGTCTAAGGCCACCAGTGTAAACGAAAACGGGACATTTTATACGAAAACGTTAAAATTTACGTCCACGGAAAGGTGTTAAAAGAAAAAAGGTGAATAAAATCCTGTAAGAGAAGGTGAGAAGGAGGCATAAACCATGAATTTAAATTATTCCATTTATCGATCAAATGAGTGGAAAGAAGTAAACGAATTTATAAAAGTGCTTAATAAAAAGTTATCTCGTCCCTGCGATGAATGGACAGTCCTGATTAAGAATTCTAATAAGTTAATAGCGATCTTCCAATTTTGGACGTATTCTTTCTATAAAAAGTGGTTTACGCTGACATCATAGGGCAGCAAAATGCACCTACACAGTTAAAGGAAATGGTGGCAATGACAAAACAAATAGTAGGGATAAAAAAACCACTACAAATACTGGTTCATGAAGATAACGAAAATTGCTTATCACAAGCAGGGTTTGCATTAGTCCGAACGACTTATTTTGCAGCGTGGACTTTAAAAAACATAAGGGAGGCAAGTGAAAATCAATGTTATCGTCAAGTAAATAACTTAACGACTGAAGAGAAGATTCAATATATAAAATTAGTTAAAGGCAATTACGAACATAGTCATCTTATGAATCCGATTCGAAATCTTGGCTTACAGGAGTGGGAAAAACTTATATTTGCAGAGGATCTGCTAGATGAAGAGACACTTCTTATATTTAATCAAAGAATACGTGCCTATATTCAATGTCATTCCAGCGCTCAACCAACTAAAGTAGAAATTGGTTGGGTCGGACAAGATTTGAGTGAGGACTGCGTTTCCATATACCAATTGATGCGTAAAAAAGACTTTTAGCTGCTTTTCCGTTTTATGTAACAGAAACCTATTATACATATCAAGAAAGGTTTTAAAAAAAGCAAATCCAATTGGATTTGCTTTACCTTTTTTTAACGTGCATGCATGTCACTCGGATTGGATCCACGGCGTTGATTGCGATCCAAACGGTTGATAGCAGCCATATTTTCTTCTGTAAGCTCAAAATCAAAGACATTAAAATTTTCTTCAATTCGTGATGGTGTTACTGATTTTGGAATAACGATTGTGTTGTTTTGTAAGTGCCAACGCAATACAACTTGTGCAGCCGTTTTTCCATGCTCATTTGCAATTTGTACAACTGTTGTATCACTAAGTACTTCCCCGCCCTGATCAAGTGGACTCCAAGCTTCTATATAAATATCATGCTTCGCACAAAAATCTTTTAATTCGTTTTGCGCTAAATAAGGATGGCATTCAACTTGGTTTAGTACGGGTGGAATATCACATTCATTAAGAAGACGTTCAAGATGCTCGATATGGAAATTGCAAACTCCAATCGCTCGAACTTTACCGTCTTTATATAATTTCTCCAACGCCTTATATGTATCTATGTACTGATCAAAATCAGGTGTTGGCCAGTGAATTAAATATAAATCCAAGTATTCTAAACCAAGGCGCTCCATGCTTGCGTCAAATGCTTTTAAAGTAGCATCATAGCCTTGATCCGCATTCCATACTTTGGTGGTAATAAATAAGTTATTTCGATCAATATTTCCATCTTTGATTGCTTTTCCAACACCGGCTTCATTTTTATAAATCATGGCAGTGTCGATTGATGTATAACCTGTTTCTAGGGCTTTTGCAACTGCTGGCGTCGCTTCTTCATCTTTTACTTGCCAAACACCAAAGCCAAGCTGTGGCATAGTAATGCCGTTATTTAATGTGACAGTTTTCATCTACAGATCACTCCTAAAATAGATTTGACTATTTTTTCAGTATACAACAGTCAGATTATAAGGGAAAGAAACAAGTCTTGAAAGATGAATGATAGGTTTTAAAAAAGTTGAAATCGTTTATAGAAAGGATAAAGGAAATGGAGGTATTGGATGAATAGATGGATACTATTAGCAGGTGGAATGTTTATGCTGTCGGCTTGTACACAGGAGAACGAAAGTACTACCAACAATAGTGAAGACGACGGAATGACACAAGAATCGGGTCCAGATACTACTATGGATATGACAACTTTAGCTGATCAACTTAAAGCACCATGGGCAATTGTAAAAGGAGAGGAAGTGTTTTTTGTTCCAAGACGTGATGGCACCATCTATGTTATTAATGAAAATGGTACCGTCAGTGAACAACCAGTCTACTTGGAAGAAGATGTAGAACAAGAAGCGGAGTCAGGTTTGTTAGGCATGGTTTTACATCCGGAGTTTGAAGAGAATCAAACCGCATTTCTTTATCATTCATATGAGAGTAACGAGGGTATTGAGAATCGGATTATTGAGACTAGGTGGGACGAAGAAAACGAAGAGTGGAATGAGGTAGATGTCCTTTTGGATGGCATTCCTGGCGCGGGGATACATAATGGAGGGCGCTTAGCAATTGGACCGGATCAATTGCTTTATGCAACGACAGGCGATGCAGATCAAGAAGAACTTGCGCAAGATGTTGACAACCTTGCAGGAAGTATTTTGAGAATGGAGCTTGACGGAGCAATTCCTTCTGACAATCCATTTGAAAATTCTGTTGTCTATTCATATGGTCATCGAAACCCACAAGGATTGGCGTGGGTAGAAGATGGAACAATGTTTAGTTCGGAGCATGGTCCGGTAGGTCACGATGAAATTAACGTAATTGAACCTGGAAGCAATTATGGATGGCCAGAAATAACTGGAGACGAAACGAGGGATGGAATGATGCCCCCGCTTATCCATTCTGGGGAAGATACGTGGGCACCTTCAGGATTAACGGCAGATAAGGATCAGTTATATGTGGCAGGGTTACGTGGGGAAGCGATCTATCAATTTGCCCCTGATGATGAGAATTTAGTTGAATTGATTGATGGGGTTGGTCGTATTCGTGATGTTCATGTAGAAGATGGTGTTCTATATTTCATTACGAATAACACTGATGGACGAGGAACTCCGAGTGAA
This window encodes:
- a CDS encoding aldo/keto reductase; the encoded protein is MKTVTLNNGITMPQLGFGVWQVKDEEATPAVAKALETGYTSIDTAMIYKNEAGVGKAIKDGNIDRNNLFITTKVWNADQGYDATLKAFDASMERLGLEYLDLYLIHWPTPDFDQYIDTYKALEKLYKDGKVRAIGVCNFHIEHLERLLNECDIPPVLNQVECHPYLAQNELKDFCAKHDIYIEAWSPLDQGGEVLSDTTVVQIANEHGKTAAQVVLRWHLQNNTIVIPKSVTPSRIEENFNVFDFELTEENMAAINRLDRNQRRGSNPSDMHAR
- a CDS encoding PQQ-dependent sugar dehydrogenase; its protein translation is MNRWILLAGGMFMLSACTQENESTTNNSEDDGMTQESGPDTTMDMTTLADQLKAPWAIVKGEEVFFVPRRDGTIYVINENGTVSEQPVYLEEDVEQEAESGLLGMVLHPEFEENQTAFLYHSYESNEGIENRIIETRWDEENEEWNEVDVLLDGIPGAGIHNGGRLAIGPDQLLYATTGDADQEELAQDVDNLAGSILRMELDGAIPSDNPFENSVVYSYGHRNPQGLAWVEDGTMFSSEHGPVGHDEINVIEPGSNYGWPEITGDETRDGMMPPLIHSGEDTWAPSGLTADKDQLYVAGLRGEAIYQFAPDDENLVELIDGVGRIRDVHVEDGVLYFITNNTDGRGTPSEEDDQLIKWELNKL